One window from the genome of Daphnia pulex isolate KAP4 chromosome 9, ASM2113471v1 encodes:
- the LOC124202547 gene encoding organic cation transporter protein-like, with translation MAGKFNYGGVDNPAWINDEDETNKQREQQQQHHRHHGKVGPTLSSPRPLRIVDRAGSLSRIVQHKKLSPTSSSSVASSGGVTLDDDGDDPVVDFDDMLPYVGEFGPYQIALFFLTAPFCFFLAFSYFSQVFITLVDVHTCHIPQLNRSGLNITQKREISIPLVTNSVLGGPATYDSCTAYDVDYESVLRDGLRPNATWPTRPCRDGWDYDLEQIRYHSAVTENNWVCDEAGKAPLAQALFFCGSIIGGIVLGYIADRFGRIPALILCNLTGALAGIITTFSTTFGLFAFSRFLMGIAFDNSFTLMYILVLEYVGPTYRTLVANLSIALFYTAGTTVLPWIAWGISDWRMFSLATSIPMASVILAYWIVPESARWLLSQGQTERAISILKTFARINKKQVDESVYKKLKTATEEAMEASSKEPQQTVLDLLRTPRMRRNTILLTLLWVLVAVVYDGHARNTANLGLSVFLTFSVASVTELPADLVLVFFLDKWGRRILAFGSLLGASVFSLATLAVPNDQAVLTAVLAIIGRFCVNITFNIGLQYGAELIPTSVRAQGIAYVHIAGYVAAIVSPYIVDLARFSQFLPLTILGILALIGAIVGLMLPETLGAILPETIEDGENFGKDQSFWDFPCCQRQKEIEPDTVTASSGDSMPVVAAKDSNFIRAPSNRANALRTSIRGEAFRSSLLARQRQQRQLDPNDKSHKTNNPETIISSSSAPPPRPPID, from the exons ATGGCCGGCAAATTCAATTACGGCGGAGTGGATAATCCGGCCTGGATTAACGACGAGGACGAAACTAATAAACAGCgggaacagcaacaacaacatcatcgcCATCACGGAAAAGTGGGTCCGACTTTGAGTTCGCCCAGGCCTTTGAGGATCGTCGATCGGGCCGGATCCTTGTCCAGGATCGTCCAGCACAAAAAGTTGTCACCGACCAGCTCGTCGTCGGTGGCCAGCAGCGgtggggtgaccctggatgaCGATGGGGATGATCCAGTGGTGGATTTCGACGACATGTTGCCGTACGTTGGCGAATTCGGACCCTACCAGATCGCCCTCTTCTTCCTGACGGCTCCTTTTTGCTTCTTCCTGGCCTTCTCCTATTTCAGCCAAGTCTTCATCACACTCGTCGACGTCCACACCTGTCACATCCCGCAGCTCAATCGCTCCGGACTCAACATCACTCAAAA gAGGGAAATCAGCATTCCGCTGGTGACGAATTCGGTGCTGGGTGGGCCGGCCACCTACGACAGTTGCACGGCCTACGACGTCGACTACGAGTCGGTCCTGCGCGACGGACTGCGGCCCAACGCGACCTGGCCGACCCGCCCGTGTCGCGACGGATGGGATTACGACCTGGAACAAATCCGCTACCATTCCGCCGTCACCGAA AATAATTGGGTGTGCGATGAGGCCGGTAAGGCTCCGCTGGCTCAGGCCCTCTTCTTTTGCGGGAGCATCATCGGCGGGATCGTCCTGGGCTACATCGCCGACCGATTCGGCCGCATTCCGGCCCTGATCCTCTGCAATTTGACGGGCGCCCTGGCCGGAATCATCACGACCTTTTCGACAACGTTCGGCCTCTTCGCCTTTTCCCGATTCCTCATGGGCATCGCCTTCGATAATTCCTTCACCCTCATGTACATCCTCG TACTGGAATACGTGGGACCGACGTACCGGACTTTGGTGGCCAATTTGTCGATCGCCTTGTTCTACACGGCCGGAACGACGGTGTTGCCGTGGATCGCCTGGGGCATCAGCGACTGGCGCATGTTCAGTTTGGCCACGTCCATTCCCATGGCCTCGGTCATCCTCGCCTACTGGATCGTTCCCGAAAGCGCTCG GTGGCTGCTGTCTCAAGGGCAAACGGAGCGGGCCATTTCCATCTTGAAGACTTTCGCTCGCATCAACAAGAAGCAGGTCGACGAGAGTGTCTACAAGAAACTCAAG ACTGCCACTGAGGAGGCGATGGAGGCCAGCTCCAAGGAGCCGCAACAAACGGTGCTGGACCTGCTGCGGACGCCCAGGATGAGGAGGAACACGATCCTGCTGACTTTGCTGTGGGTTCTGGTGGCCGTCGTCTACGACGGCCACGCCCGCAACACGGCCAATTTGGGTCTCTCCGTTTTCCTGACGTTCAGCGTGGCGTCCGTCACCGAACTGCCGGCCGATTTGGTCCTGGTTTTCTTCCTGGACAAATGGGGTAGACGCATCTTGGCCTTCGGCTCACTCCTGGGCGCCTCCGTCTTCAGTCTGGCCACTCTGGCCGTCCCCAATG ATCAAGCCGTTCTGACGGCCGTGCTGGCCATCATTGGCCGTTTCTGCGTCAACATCACGTTCAACATCGGTCTGCAGTACGGAGCCGAACTGATCCCCACGTCCGTCCGTGCCCAGGGCATT GCCTACGTCCATATCGCTGGTTACGTGGCCGCTATCGTCTCGCCCTACATCGTCGATCTC gCTCGTTTTAGTCAATTTTTGCCACTGACCATTCTGGGAATCCTGGCCCTGATTGGTGCCATCGTCGGACTCATGTTGCCAGAGACGCTGGGCGCCATTCTGCCGGAGACGATCGAGGACGGAGAGAATTTCGGCAAAGATCAAAGTTTCTGGGATTTCCCGTGCTGCCAACGACAGAAAGA AATTGAGCCGGACACGGTGACGGCCTCCAGCGGCGATTCGATGCCGGTCGTTGCCGCCAAGGATTCGAATTTCATCCGGGCGCCGTCCAATCGGGCCAATGCCCTGCGGACATCTATCCGCGGAGAGGCCTTCCGCTCCAGCCTGCTGGCCCGCCAGCGTCAGCAGCGCCAGCTGGACCCCAACGACAAGAGCCACAAAACTAACAACCCGGAAACAATTATCAGTTCCTCATCAGCTCCTCCTCCCCGTCCGCCAATCGATTGA
- the LOC124202348 gene encoding uncharacterized protein LOC124202348 gives MRVTSRNGRYYWTVAGSFLFVSALVIYHGSRQVLLEFQSEHLATAGHQLIQIPLESDDPPVECRCDRSPTSVVGRSSCSREADRRGSNQSVVSYSLFGHPDENDQVLKRYFSSIEARAARIRRYYPGWIMRVYHNLSAVDELKYLCPLRCPGGGQHQELIETNVDLCHVDSIRTDFINSALIQRLNPRMWRFLVMLDPLVDRFMSRDVDSDIIPREVAAVRQWLQSNFTFHVMRDHPSHGGFMLAGLWGAKSVQRRDLIRRLGQAMIWTSQNDDYQTDQNRLDLFVWPFATFDVMAHDSYFCNNWVMKVGQVTPSFPFPTRRIGHNFTGLDLVRKDIADHIVTCPYECRPLNHKDWLLC, from the exons ATGAGAGTGACCAGCAGAAATGGACGTTATTACTGGACAGTGGCAGGATCGTTCCTCTTTGTATCGGCTCTAGTCATTTACCACGGATCGCGTCAGGTGTTGCTGGAATTCCAATCTGAACACCTGGCGACTGCTGGACACCAGCTTATTCAAATCCCATTGGAAAGTGACGATCCGCCCGTCGAGTGTCGCTGCGACAGGAGTCCAACATCGGTCGTCGGTCGATCCAGCTGCAGTCGAGAAGCGGATCGACGCGGATCCAATCAATCGGTGGTCAGTTATTCGCTGTTCGGCCATCCGGATGAAAACGATCAAGTCCTCAAGCGTTATTTCTCATCCATCGAGGCCAGGGCGGCCCGCATCCGCCGCTACTACCCCGGCTGGATCATGAGGGTCTACCACAATCTCTCGGCCGTCGATGAACTCAAATACCTGTGCCCATTGCGCTGCCCAGGGGGAGGCCAGCATCAGGAGCTGATTGAGACCAACGTCGATCTCTGCCACGTCGACAGCATCCGGACGGATTTCATCAACAGCGCCTTGATCCAGCGGCTGAATCCGCGCATGTGGAGGTTCCTGGTGATGCTGGATCCGTTGGTCGATCGCTTCATGTCCAGGGACGTGGACAGCGACATCATTCCGAGGGAAGTGGCCGCCGTCCGCCAGTGGCTCCAGTCCAATTTCACATTCCACGTCATGAGGGACCATCCCAGTCACGGCGGATTCATGCTGGCCGGACTGTGGGGGGCCAAGAGCGTCCAGCGGAGGGATCTCATCCGTAGACTGGGCCAGGCCATGATCTGGACCAGCCAGAACGACGACTACCAAACCGATCAGAATCGATTGGATTTATTCGTCTGGCCATTCGCCACTTTCGACGTg atggcCCACGACTCTTATTTTTGCAACAACTGGGTGATGAAAGTGGGTCAAGTGACTCCCAGTTTTCCATTTCCGACCCGCCGGATCGGCCACAATTTCACCGGGCTGGATCTCGTCCGCAAAGACATCGCCGATCACATCGTCACCTGTCCCTACGAGTGTCGACCACTTAATCACAAAGACTGGCTATTAtgttaa
- the LOC124202349 gene encoding uncharacterized protein LOC124202349 produces MFAVYLIAAVLIAQTQSAAIPESETVPIETVIIETKENKEAKSSVDTVDFALLEYTEKDHAKDIDSYLDTAVQADKFGCGSRLICELHRRAESELLPEEVLLRSMFDGKPLAVSSDGPKVAKGRGVFQYAAFIGSTAKNSETCSRAFSRCPFDSDTILIVFRAIGSSPALKSLQHPFPSHKLQPPKEVTSA; encoded by the exons ATGTTTGCCGTTTACCTTATCGCTGCAGTTTTGATCGCTCAGACGCAATCGGCCGCCATTCCCGAATCGGAGACGGTCCCAATCGAAACAGTG ATCATCGAGACGAAAGAGAACAAGGAAGCCAAATCGTCGGTGGACACGGTCGATTTCGCACTGCTCGAGTACACGGAGAAAGATCACGCCAAGGATATCGACTCTTATCTCGACACGGCTGTCCAGGCGGACAAATTCGGATGCGGATCGAG GCTCATCTGCGAACTGCACCGACGAGCTGAAAGCGAATTGTTGCCGGAAGAAGTTCTCCTGCGATCCATGTTCGA TGGCAAGCCTTTGGCCGTCTCGTCCGACGGACCCAAAGTCGCCAAGGGTCGCGGAGTCTTCCAGTACGCGGCCTTCATCGGCTCGACGGCCAAGAACTCTGAGACGTGCAGCCGGGCCTTCTCCCGCTGCCCGTTCGACTCTGACACGATCCTCATCGTCTTCCGGGCCATCGGCAGCTCACCGGCCCTCAAATCTCTCCAGCATCCTTTCCCCAGTCACAAACTCCAGCCACCCAAGGAAGTTACCTCAGCTTAA